Genomic window (Desulforapulum autotrophicum HRM2):
AATTTCCTGGGATGAGGCCATAACCCTTGCCATGGAAAAATTTAAAGCGGCAGCTGATACCCATGGTCCAGATGCTGTGGCAGGATTGAGTTCGGCAAGGTGCAGTAATGAAGAAAATTATCTTTTCCAAAAATTAATCAGGGCGGGATTCCATACCAATAATGTCGACCATTGTGCCCGGCTCTGCCACGGGCCCACGGCCGCGGCCATGACCCGGGCACTTGGAAGCGGTGCCATGACCAATTCCATTGATGATTTTGCAGGGGCGGACTGCATCATCATGTTTGGCTCAAATGCAGCCGAAACCCATCCCATCATCATGGGGCAGATTTATGAAGCCTGTGCAAAGGGTGCAACGCTCATCGTGGTCGACCCCAGGACCACGGAGCCTGCAAAAAATGCCAAGTTTCATCTGCCTGTAAATTTTGGTGCAGATATTCCCCTGATCAATGGAATGATGCGTCATATTCTGGACTGCGGTCTTGAAGACCGTTCATTTGTTTCCCAGCGTACTGAAGGGTTTGAGGCCATGGAACAAGCGCTTGAATTATGGCCCATGGAACGGGCCGCCCAGATTTCGGGTATTTCGCCGGAAAAAATAGCACAGGTGGCAGAATGCTATGCAAGGGCCCAAAATGCCTCGATTGTCTTTTGTATGGGAATTACCCAGCACACCTGCGGCACGGCCAATGTTCATGCCGTGTGCAACCTGGCCATGCTCTGTGGTCAATTGGGCCGACCATTTACCGGGATCAATCCCTTGAGGGGACAGAACAATGTCCAGGGTGCCTGTGATATGGGTGCTTTGCCGGATTTCTTGCCAGGCTACCAGGGGGTGACAAGTCCTGACGTCCGGTCCAAATTTCAGGCGGCATGGGGGACTCCATTGCCTGTCACGCCAGGCTTGACCGTTACAGAAATGACTGCCGGCGCAGGAGAAACAGTACGGGCGCTTTACATCATGGCGGAAAATCCCATGATGAGTGACCCGGATATTCATTCTGTGAAAAATCGTCTGGGAAAGCTTGATTTTCTCATGGTTCAGGATATTTTTATGACCGAGACCGCCCGGTTGGCCGACCTGGTTTTACCCGGTGCCTGTTTTGCCGAAAAAACCGGAACATTTACCAGTACAGAACGCAGGGTTCAGCTTTTGAGAAAGGCGGTTTCTCCCCCTGGGGAGGCCATGGATGATTTTTCCATCCTCTGTTGCCTGGGCAAAGAGCTGGGACTTGATTTTAATTATACAGACCCGGGTCAGGTCATGGATGAGATTGCCGGTTTGACCCCCATTTACGGGGGGATAGGGTTTTCCCGGTTAGCCCCCCATGGCCTGCAATGGCCCTGCGTATCCCAGGATGATCCGGGTACCCCCTATTTGCATCATCAGACCTTTTCCCGGGGTAGGGGGCTTTTTGTGGTACCGGATTACACCCCGCCCATGGAGATACCTGATCCAGACTATCCGTTTACCCTGGTAACAGGGCGGATATTCTGCCATTACCATACCGGAACAATGACCCGCCGTTCACCGACCCTCAGCCAGGAGTCTTCAACCCCGTTTGTACAGATTCATCCACAGGATGCACAGGTGTCAGGGATAGTACAGGGTGATGGTGTCCGGGTGTCCACCCGGAGGGGCAGCATTGTTCTGTCTGCACGGCTGACCCGGGATGTCAAACCGGGTTCCTTGTTTGTGCCGTTTCATTTTGCAGAGGCCCCGGCCAATGCGCTGACCCATGAAGCACTGGATCCTGTCTCTAAGATTCCAGAGTTCAAGGCATGTGCGGCAAGGCTTGAAAGGGAAGATAAATATGATAAACAAGGTGCTTGAACAATCCAGAGCTGTTTTTTGTGTGGACTGCGGGAAATGTGTGGCTGTCTGTCCCATGGCTGAAATGTATCAGGATTTTTCCGCAGATATTTCCCCCCGGGGAATTATTCAACGGGCGCTCAGGCAGGAGAATATCCTTGAGGATGCGGGCCTGTGGTGCTGTGTTGGGTGTAATGCCGGTGCCCAGGTCTGTCCAGAAGGAGTCAATTGCAGAGAATTGATCAAAGGCCTTCGAAATGTAGCGATACAGCAAAATTTGAATGGAAAGATTCAGTCGTGCATTCGCTGTGGCGCCATGGTGACCACACTGCCTGTGTCTGATTATATTCAAAAAAAGCTGAACCGGGAGAAAATAGCGTACCTGAACCTTTGTCCGGCCTGTCGGCAGCAGGTCTATATGGAAAGAAATACCCTGGGATAATGCAGGGGGATGTTGCCTGCCCCCAAGCAATCCCTTTACCATAATGGAAGTTGGAATTTAACATGCCGGAATCTATTCAGCTGGGTATGGATGACATACGGCCTTTGCCTGGCAAGGGAAAATCCATAAAACATCCGCCAACAATTGTTTTTGATCCTTCCAGATGCACAGGATGCGGTACCTGTGAAATGGTCTGTTCAGCACGACAGGTTAATGCCATTGCACCCTCGTTTGCTGCTGTTAAAAATCTTCGTTCAGAAGAGCGGGGTAATAATTTTACCGTGCTGTGTCTCCATTGTCAGGAACCTCTGTGTATTCCCGCCTGTCCCGTCCGTGCCATTGAAAAGGGCAAAGACGGGATTGTCCGGATCAACCCTGCCCTGTGCACGGGGTGCGGTATTTGTGCCCTTGCTTGCCCCGAGGCTGCTCCAATGATCACCCCTGACGGAACCGTCAGAAAATGTGACCTGTGTGACGGGGATCCGGCCTGTGTAAAATGCTGCCCGGAAGGAGCACTTACCTTTACCCGGGGGAAACGGCTGGGCTGGATTCGATGGATTCGATGGCCGGTTCAGGTCCTGGCGTTTTTTATGCTGGTGATGGTGCTGGCCGGCACCTTCTGCTATTTCAAAGCCGGGTCTGTGTCCCTGGCATGTCCGGCAGGCTTTTTACAAAATCTTGCTTCAACAAAGATTCTGGTGCTGACCGGTCTTGTTTCAGCATCTGTTCTTCTGGTGCTGACCCTTTTTCTGGGCCGGATCTTTTGCGGGTTTATCTGCCCGTTTGGGTTTTTCCTGGATCTTGTGGGAAAGATTGTCCCAAAGTTCGGACTGCCCGGATTTTTAAAAGGACGGCTGATCAAGTACGGGATCCTGGCCGGGGCAGTGGGTACCAGTGCAGGCCTGGGTTGCCAGGCATTCTGTACGGTCTGTCCCATTGGAAGTCTTTGCCGGTCCTATGGTCCCAATGGCATTCTCAACGGATTTCAGCTGGGTGTATTTCCGGTTGTTGCCGCCCTTGAAATGGGAGAAAAAAGGTCCTGGTGCCGATATTTTTGTCCGGTGGGGGCGGTCCTGGCCCTGGCCGCAAAAATAGGGGTTGTTAAAATCGTGATTGGCGCACAGCAGTGTAAAAAATTTTCCTGCATGCAGTGTGCCGATGTCTGCCCCATGGGAATTATCGACAAAGATGCTTTAAGACAGGGGATTTCACCTGAAATTCCCATGTCCGAATGCATCATGTGCATGCGATGCATTGATGCCTGCAGATACGGGGGAGCCAAAATCAGGTTCAGGTGGCAGAAAACTGCTCCCCTGGGAGGGAAAATATGAATCTTCCAGGCAGATCTGCAAACAGGGTTATCGCTGTCGTGGACCTTGAAAAATCATCCATGATACAGACATTGCCAACAGCAGAAATGGTCGAATCCATTGGTGGGGCAGCGGTGAATACCCTCTTACTGGAAAAATACAGTCAGCAGGTGCCCCTGGTTCTGGGAACCGGGCCCCTTACTGGCGGGTTTGCACCGGCATCCTGTCTGATGGCCGCATCTTTTTGTTCAAGCGACAGGGGGATTTGCCATGTCCCGGTGGTCATTAACTCCGGGCCGATGTTAAAGCTTTCCGGAATAGATTTTGTTGTCTTTACAGGCCAGGCTCCCAGGCCCTGTGTGGTGGTTATTTCAAAGGATAACATCCATATTGAAACAGCAGATGATCTTGCAGGAATGAGTATCCCAGCAACGGTGAAACGATTGAAGTCCAGGGGCATAAAGGAAGTTGCCCTGGTGACCGGCCCTGATGTCCATTCTTCCAGCAGACATCATTCTGCTTCCACGTCTGTGTTCGGTGGTTTTGATCGGTGTGGGCTGGCCGGTTATATGGCATCCAAAAATATTCGGGCCATTGTTCTCAACGGTGGGGGCGAAATTGACTTTAATGACAAGGATCTTGAGACGAGTCGTGTTTTAAACGGCCAGGTTCACAAACAATTGCCCAGATCCAGGCCCATGACGGTATTGGGTAAAATTACGGGCAGCAATCCTGCCAGAAAACTGGTGAAAAAATATTTCAATCATTCCCATGCCTGTTTTCATTGCCCTGTGGGATGTATTAATTTTTTGAAATTTTCTGGCATGCAAACCCGTACAGAACAAGTTGATACCCGGGGTATTTTTATCCTTGATCATCAGGGCTTTGCTGCCCTGTCCAAAACCCGTCCAAAAGATGCCCACATCCTTATGGAAAAAGCCTTGGCCATGGGTCTGGATCCATTGGCTTTAGCCGGGGAGATGGATGAGCGAACAGGGTTTGAACAGGCCCTGGCACAAATGGAAAACAAGGCTGAACCTGGAATTGAAAAAAAGGCAACGTCACAATTGCCTCCTGGTATATCCATTGAAGCTTACCACCGTTTTGGCGGTGCACTGCCGCAAATTATTCCTCCAAACACAAAGAAATCTTTCAGTACCTGGGAGGAGCAAGTGGCCTTTGCCATGATTGTTGGCGTCTGCCCCATTCCACAACTGCTTTTTCCGGCCATGTCATCTTCTGCATTCATGCCCTTTATCACCCGGGATCAAGACCAGGTTAAACTCTTTTACCGCTGTCTTGAAAAAAGTATTGAAAAAGTTCTCCGCTGCATTCCCGGTCAGGACGACCGGGAATGCTTTAACAATAAGCGGGTGGTTATTTGATGACCGCAGCACCGGCCATGGCCACACTTTCATCCTCGTCCACACTGCCGCCGCTGACGCCGATAGCGCCGATAATTACATTGTTTCCATCCACCAGCAGTACACCGCCTGCAAAGAGGATTAAACCGTTATTGCTGACTTCAATCCCGTATAGAGACTTACCCACCTGTGAAGCGGCCCCCAGGGCACGGGTTGACATATTGAAATAACGGGCCGTCACTGCTTTTTTGATGGAGATGTCGATACTGCCAATGAAGGCATCTTCCTGGCGATAAAAAGCCTTAAGATTGCCACCGGCATCGACAATGGCAATATTCATTGGTACCTTAATTTCTTCGGCTTTCTTGACTGCTGCCGTTAAAATCTTTTGTGCCTGGGCAAGGGTGATATCCCCTGGCAAAGTTTTAACAGGACCATCTGCAAGGGCGGGAATGATAGAAATCAAAAGGATAGAGAGACCAAAAATTGTAGACAATAACCATTTTTTCATACCTTACTCCTTTAATTATTAGTTATGATTGCACTCTGTTCTGGCCTGCCGTTTGGAAATCGTGCCCGTTGATTCAGGTGGATTTTTAATTAAACCGGGTGCGCATCCAATTTGGATTCCGGTACAGACGAATCAATACCTATCAGGATAGAAGGATCAGGTAAAAAATCAACCTTTTTTCTTTAAAAAGCCTGGAAAAATACAGGCCCATACATAGAGATATTACCAACTCATTGGGTTCCCAAGAACGAATAGCACAATGGGAAAATTTGATCATGGGCCTTAAGGAATAATCATGATCGAAACATACCCAGGGACTGTGTCAAGGGACTGACCCCTGGGCACCAACCGGAATAGGCTTTCCCCGGCCCGATTGATATGAGATGATACCCCCTATGGATGGATACAGGGGCTACATACTCACACGGGAACACCTGGACAACCGGGGCCGGCAACTGCTGCGCTACACCGGAGCCGGAGACCAGGGTCCCTTTGAAATCATCATCACCCGGGACCGGCCCCTTTTTTTCATTGAACACAATGCCGAACTGCCCGGCCATATCCCCCTTGACCAGCGGCGGCCGGTGGACCTTGCCGCCTTTGACGGGACATCAGTGGATGTCCTTTATTTTAAAACCCAATCCCAGTTATACAGGGCTCGAAAGCTATTGCAGGATCTGGGGGTCACAACCTTTGAGGCAGACATCCTTCCTGAAGATCGCTATCTCATGGAACGGTTTATCCATGGAAGCGTTGAAATCATGGGGACCTGGCGTTCCAGGGCCGGCCTGGTGACATTTACAGATCCGACCCTTAGCCCGGTTGACTGGCAGCCCCGGTTTTCAGTGATGTCCCTGGATATTGAAACCGGCCAGGCAGGACAGCTCTATTCCATTGCCTGCCATTTTAAAGATCCCAAAAGAGAACTTGAACACCCCGGCACCGGCACCATGGGCATTGTTCTGATGAACGACAGCTCCGCCCCCCACCTTGACTTGACCGATACAAACCTGCCCATGGACATGGGACTTTTCCGGGAGAATGTCGAGCCCTTGACCGATACCGGTTGGATGATCCGCCTGCCCGGTGAAAAAGAGATCCTCAACGCCTTTCTGAAAATCATGAACACCCTGGATCCGGATATCCTCATCGGCTGGCACGTTATCGGGTTTGACCTGATGTTCCTTGAAAAAAAATACCGGGAACACGCAATAAAATTTACCCTGGGCCGGAACCAGCTTGTGCCGGAGATCCGGGAGATCCGGAAAGGCACCTATACCACGGATATCTGCGGACGCATCGTCATTGACGGCCCCCCATCCCTCCGGGCCGCCTTTTATTCGTTTGATAATTTTCGCCTGGAAACCGTGGCCTCTGAAATCCTGCGAAAAGGCAAGGACATCGGTGACGATCAGGACAAGGTCCCGGAGATCGAAAGACGGTTCAGGCAGGATAAAACAGGTCTTGCCCGGTACAATCTGCTGGACTGCACCCTGGTCTGGGAGATTTTTAAAAAAATCGGCCTCATTGACCTGATCCTGAAACGGGCCCAGCTTTCAGGCCTTGCCATGGACCAGGTGGGCCGGTCTGTGGCCGCCTTTGATCATTTCATGCTGCCCAAAATCCACCGCAACGGCCTGGTGGCCCCCAATGTAAAGGATATCAAGGATATCGGCAATGCCCCGGGGGGCTGGGTTTTTACCAAATTACCGGGTTTTTTTGAGCAGATCGCGGTGTTTGATTTTAAAAGCCTGTACCCTTCGATTATTCGAACCTTTAAGATTGATCCGTTGTCCCGGTTAAATGCCCATGTCCATCCCCTGACCACCCCGGTAAACACCACTTTTTCCCGGGATGTCCATGTGCTTCCCGAATTCATCACCACCCTCATGGAAAACCGGGACAGGGCCAAAAAAGCAAGGGATCCCCATCTGTCCCAGGCTGTTAAGATTCTGATGAACAGCTTCTACGGGGTCATGGGAACCACCCGGAGCCGGTTTTACAATCCGGATTTATCCCGATCCATTACCGGGTCCGGGCGGTGGCTGCTGAAAAGGACCCGGGACTTTCTGGAACAAAAAGGCTACTCGGTTCTCTACGGAGACACAGATTCCGTGTTCGTTCAATTAAAGGCGAATGAATTTAAAGACGGCAGACAGGCCGGCGAAAAGCTTGCCCGGCAGATGAACGACTATCTGACCCGGACCCTGAAATCCGAATTTAACCTTGAATCCCATCTGGAAATTGAATTTGAAAAGCTGTTTGCCCGTTTTTTTCTTCCGGCCCTGAGGGGCGGCGGGAAAAGCGCTAAAAAAAGATACGCAGGCCTTTTACAAAAAGGGGATAAACAGGAACTGGTCTTTACGGGCCTGGAGTTTGTCCGGTCCGACTGGACCCGCTTTGCCCGGCAATTCCAATATGATTTATTCCACCGGGTCTTCCAGGACCAGGAGGTAGCCGTTTGGATCCGGCAGAAGATAATGGATTTGAAAAAGCATGTCCATGACCCGGATCTGGTCTATCGAAAGCGGCTGACCAAGCCGGTCCGGGAGTATGTTAAAATGGTTCCCCCCCACGTGAAAGCGGCCCGGCTCCTCAAGGGCCGACAGGAGAATCCCAGGGAAATCGCCTATGTCATGACCCTGAGGGGGCCTGTTCCCACGGCACTGCCCCATGACGACCTGGATTATAACCACTATATTGAAAAACAGCTCAAGCCCATTGCAGATGCGGTGCTCCTTTTCTTTGACCTGAGCGTTGCCGACATCATGGGGGGAAAACAGCTGAGCCTGTTCTAGGGTTTTTTACACATGGTTTGATTTTTCTGTCCCCCCTACAATGATGAATTCATATACTGGTTAAGCCTGGTCATCCAGGCATTTAACTCTTTTTTTGGTGCAAAGAGGAAAAAATTGCCGGCGCTGCGCTGGATCTCCATGATATCGATGAGGAAATCATAAACCGCATTGGCTGAGCGCTGGTCAGCCACCAGGGACTGGTTTTGTGCATCGATGAGGTCGATGATGGATTTTATGCCGCGTTCATAGGAATCGGTTACCAGGGAAAGGTTGCGTTGGGCTGCTTTGGCTGCATCCCTTGACAGCCGGATGCCAGGATAGGAGGCGCGGATCAGGTGGACCGCATTGAGAATTTGTTTTTCAATGTGGTTTGCCAGGCTGTCTCGCTGATGGTGCAGCTGTAACAGCTCTTCCCGGGACCGGTTTAGTGTGGCATTTTTTTTGCCGCCGCTGTAAAGGGGAACACTGGCCTGAACTCCGACGGTCCAGTCCGTATCATCCCTTCCAAGCAGGTAGTCGGATCCCTGCCCACTTTTATTCAATTCCGGGGACACCTTACTTAATTCAGATTCCAAAGCGATAATAGACAATAGTCGTTTCTAAAGTGCTGTTCACCCAGGAAGTCCCGGGCCGTATGCAGGCGCAGAGGCTGCAATTTTTCCCGACGATTCCATACCAGTGCCCCGGATACTTAAGAGACCCAAACCGTTTCCATTATTCCCATGGCCCTAATTGAGTACCTCAAAGCTTTAGCCCCGGTTGTCCAGGATTTTTCTGACTGTGCCTATAAATTTTGCAATACTGAAGGGCTTCATGAGAAATTCATCAATATCACTTTCATGGTAAGTTCCCTGTGATATTTTCTCGCTGAACCCGGTGCAGAGGATGACGGGGATATCTTTTTTACAGGCCTTTAAATGTCTTGCCAGAATGTCACCGGTCATCCCGGGCATGGCCATGTCCGTGACCACAAGATCAAAGGCTTCCGGGGATTCCTTAAATGCCTTAAGGGCCTGAATACTGTCTTTGTAAATCGAAACATTGAATTCCGGGGACAGAATTCCGGGGACACCTTACTTAATTCAGATTCCAAAGCGATAATAGACAATAGTCGTTTCTAAAGTGCTGTTCACCCAGGAAGTCCCGGGCCGTATGCAGGCGCAGAGGCTGCAATTTTTCCCGACGATTCCATACCAGTGCCCCGGATACTTAAGAGACCCAAACCGTTTCCATTATTCCCATGGCCCTAATTGAGTACCTCAAAGCTTTAGCCCCGGTTGTCCAGGATTTTTCTGACTGTGCCTATAAATTTTGCAATACTGAAGGGCTTCATGAGAAATTCATCAATATCACTTTCATGGTAAGTTCCCTGTGATATTTTCTCGCTGAACCCGGTGCAGAGGATGACGGGGATATCTTTTTTACAGGCCTTTAAATGTCTTGCCAGAATGTCACCGGTCATCCCGGGCATGGCCATGTCCGTGACCACAAGATCAAAGGCTTCCGGGGATTCCTTAAATGCCTTAAGGGCCTGAATACTGTCTTTGTAAATCGAAACATGGTACCCGTATTTCTGGAGAATTTTCTGACCCATCATGGCAACGCTTTCCTCATCATCAATGAAAAGAATACGTTCGGTTCCTTCAGCAACCGACGCCTCCAGGGCTTTTTTCGATTCTTCCGGAACGTCTACTGTGGGCAGAAAAACATGGAAAGTTGTGCCCTTGCCAGGCTCGGAATATACCTTGATATCTCCGTTGAGTTTTCTGACGATGCCGTAGGTGACCGAAAGGCCCAGTCCGGTACCCTTTCCCTCCTCTTTAGTTGTGAAATAGGGATCAAAGATCTGCGCCAGGGTACTGGCATCCATGCCGCAGCCCGAATCAGAAACAGTGAGACGGGCATAGCGACCCGGGACAAGTCCCTCCATGCCCGGTTCATCCTTATTAATAATTATTATCTCTTCCAGGCATACTTCAAATTTTCCGCTGTTCTTCTGGACCGCATGGAAGGCATTGGTACAAAGATTCATAAGAATCTGGTGAAGTTTGGTGGGATCGGCAAAAACCTTGGCACAGTCAGGCTGGATATTATTAAGAATTTCAATATCCCTGGGAATGGACGATCGCAGAAGCTTAAGGGCTTCGTTGATTATTATCTGGAACCGCACCACCTGGTTGTTCAATTCACCCTGGCGGCTGAAGGTGAGAATCTGCCGGGTTAAATCCTTTGCCCTGGATGCGGCCAGATGGATCTGCTGCACCATTTCATGGTTGGGGCCCTCCTTTGGAAGATCCATCAATAAAAGCTCGGAATACCCCATGATTGGAGAGAGAATATTGTTGAAATCATGGGCTATCCCCCCTGCCAGGGTACCCATGGATTCCATTTTCTGAAAATGCTGGAGTCTTACCTCAAGCCTTTCCTTTTCCGATTGGACCTGTTCTCTTATTTTTTCCTGATTTTCAAGGGCCAGGGCCATTTCGTTATAGGCATTGGTGATCAACTTGACCTCTTCAATGCTGGATACGTTGTCAAGCCGGTAGGAAAAGTCTCCAGATCTGACCCGGTCAAGGGCCATCCTTATTCTCTGGTTAACGGCATCTTCCATGGATTGTCGGGGAAAGGTTGAAAAAAAGATCCACTGGATGCCGGGAATAACTTCAAAATAGGCAATTAAATCGGTTCCCCCCTTGGTCGAAGTCAGGGGAAACTGCCCTTTCTTTTGTTCCAGTAGTTCATCCGGATTCAAACCCTTGAATTCAGGCCCCAAGTCATGAAAATGCTGTTGAAAAATGCTCCCCTTTTCCAGGTCAATGGAGGCTTCAATGGAGGGGTGGGCCACAAGACGGCCCCCCTGGTCGATTATAAAGTTGACCTGGCCCTGTAAAAGGGTGTCAAAGATAAAATCGGGGTAAAGACTTGCCATGGGAAGGTCAATGCTCCACAGTCCGATAAAATTGCCCTTAAGTTCCAGGGGAATGGACACCGACAGGATAAGCCCTTCCCCGGCATAGTCAATGGTGGGACGTGTCCATTGGATCCGGCCCCCTGGATTATTTTCCGGGGTCACGGATTGAAATGTGTGGTAGGTTGTCCAGTCAAAATCCGGGGTAATGGCTGTGATCTGGTCAATATAGGGAAATTGAATTGAGGTATTAGTAATGTCCTGGTAATAAACCCATGCGGCATGGGGCAACCTGGAACGAATTTCGTCGAGAAAAGGCCCTATATTTCTCAGGCAGTACATACGTGAACAGGCTTCCCCGTTTTGGACAAGGTCCGGATGCCAGGAGTAGGAAATTGCATTTTTGGGGGCTTTATTTTTCCGAAATGCCTTTAAGAGTGGGATACTGAGCCAGAAACCGTCTTCATCAACTGCAAATTCTTCTTCCTGGAACCAGTTTTCAATGTCTGAATCACTGACCCGGGTTTCCTGGAACAGTGCAAGGGAAAGCCTTCTCAGTTCGTTTAAGGTATCATGAAACCGCTGGATGTTGGTTTCAAGGGATGCAACGATCTGTTGAATCTGCAAATTAATGGGGTAATGTGTTAACATGGCTCCTCACAAGGGGGTTAGCAGATCCCCTTTCCTATGCTTCGGGGACGGACATCTCACAGGAATAAAATTTAACTTACAAAAACGGAGAATGCCATTTCAGGGATGCTGAATCTCTTCAGCTTTCCGACGCTTCAATAATAATATCAAATATGGTGAATCCTTTTGTGCGCTCTTGGGATAACACCTATACCCTTAAGATTAGAGAGTAACCTGCCTTTTGTCAATAACTCCTGAACACTTTCGAGCCCCCCGACGTTTACCATTCCGGTCAGGGGAACCCAAGGGGGATGGTACTATCGCCTGCCCGGTATCATCGTGTTTTATCGTTTGTTGAGACCCCATCCATACCCTGCTCCGGCCATGCCGGTTATCCGGACATCCACACGCCATAGCGCAGCCGCCAGACAATGGCCGGCACAACGGCCAGGGCCAGAAAAACAAGCTGTGCCAGGGTGATTTTCGTTGCTGCCTGCCGGCAACGATTCAATGATCTTCGGTAAACGCCGGTGTCGTGCTTCACCAAAACAGGAAGCATGAAGATCGTAATCCCCTCCATGCCGATGATGGCCATGGCGCCATACAGGGGATAACCCACCAGGTGATGCACCGGAAGAAACAGGCACCACGGGCAATGGTGATGCAGCACTTCATAGTGATAGGCGGACAGGACATTGACCAGTACCAGGGCCGAAACCGGCAGCCACAGCCCGGTGACAAGGGCAAGCAGGGATCTTGTTCGGGGGCGGTCAATCCGTGAAACGCTTAAAGTCACGGACAGAATGAAAAGCAGAATGTTCAGCACAATAAAAGCCGTGAGCCACACATTGTCCCCCAGCCCGAAAAGAGTTGTTGCCTGTTCCACGGTTGAAAACTGATCGTAAACAACGGCACAGCAGTCCACGGGCTGGTTGGGCCGGATACCTGCAAACGCTTCATAGGTCTGTTTTAAGGTTAACACCGCCAGAACGGGAATAACGAGGAACAGGCGGGCGGAAATCTGGGTTAACGGCATCTCCGGGAGCGCTCGATTAAGCTTGTCCAGTTCATACCACAGCTTCATCAACAACAGCAAAAGACCGGTATACAGCAGCAACCGGTTGCTGCCGTCGGCAGACATTGCCTGGCACACACCGGTACCGCACATGGCGCCGGGAATATCCTCATGGAAAATATTGGCAATCCCAAACACAAGGACAACCCCGGCGAACAACCATAAGAAAAAAGCCGCCCTTCCCAGGATGGAGGCGCCTTCCGCCTGTGTTTCCAGGGTCAGCTGCCGGCGGTCTGCCACAAGGGGATGCCAGTTCAATGCCGTGTTCACCCATGTGGGGCAGGCCACTAGCAATAGAATCAGCGCCATGAGCTGTGCAGATATGACGGCCAGCAGCAGGGGATGCCAGAACATGGTGGGCCTCAGGAATCCATCTGATTCAGGACACCGTTTTCCAGCCGGTAACCCACGATCTGTTCCGGGAGCGTGTCCAGGGTTAAACCATGGGCGGCAACGATCACAACGGCATTCTGGCAGGCATGGTGGTACAGCAGGTCCATCATCTGTCGGCTGCTCTCTTCATCCAGATGGGCAAAGGGTTCGTCGGCAAATATAAAGTCCGGGTGGTTGACAATGGCCCTTGCCATGGATGTTTTCTGGCGTTCCCCCCCTGAAAGGGAGCTGGCTAAACTTGTGGCATGGTTCAGGATGCCCACCTTTTCAAGGGCTTCCATGCTCTGGCTGCGGCATGTGGACAGGGTGCGACCCAGGGGAATCAACGGCAGCATGACATTTTCCAGCACGGT
Coding sequences:
- a CDS encoding TolC family protein, which codes for MNKSGQGSDYLLGRDDTDWTVGVQASVPLYSGGKKNATLNRSREELLQLHHQRDSLANHIEKQILNAVHLIRASYPGIRLSRDAAKAAQRNLSLVTDSYERGIKSIIDLIDAQNQSLVADQRSANAVYDFLIDIMEIQRSAGNFFLFAPKKELNAWMTRLNQYMNSSL
- a CDS encoding response regulator → MLSPEFNVSIYKDSIQALKAFKESPEAFDLVVTDMAMPGMTGDILARHLKACKKDIPVILCTGFSEKISQGTYHESDIDEFLMKPFSIAKFIGTVRKILDNRG
- a CDS encoding ABC transporter ATP-binding protein yields the protein MNATITCRDLCVSFPMGNGKNRTILDKLNGNFQAGRINIITGPVGAGKTTLLSTLSGLSRPTSGEVIVNDQAISRWTGPHRDRWRRQAGIVFQHDHLLHDLTVLENVMLPLIPLGRTLSTCRSQSMEALEKVGILNHATSLASSLSGGERQKTSMARAIVNHPDFIFADEPFAHLDEESSRQMMDLLYHHACQNAVVIVAAHGLTLDTLPEQIVGYRLENGVLNQMDS
- a CDS encoding ATP-binding protein, which codes for MLTHYPINLQIQQIVASLETNIQRFHDTLNELRRLSLALFQETRVSDSDIENWFQEEEFAVDEDGFWLSIPLLKAFRKNKAPKNAISYSWHPDLVQNGEACSRMYCLRNIGPFLDEIRSRLPHAAWVYYQDITNTSIQFPYIDQITAITPDFDWTTYHTFQSVTPENNPGGRIQWTRPTIDYAGEGLILSVSIPLELKGNFIGLWSIDLPMASLYPDFIFDTLLQGQVNFIIDQGGRLVAHPSIEASIDLEKGSIFQQHFHDLGPEFKGLNPDELLEQKKGQFPLTSTKGGTDLIAYFEVIPGIQWIFFSTFPRQSMEDAVNQRIRMALDRVRSGDFSYRLDNVSSIEEVKLITNAYNEMALALENQEKIREQVQSEKERLEVRLQHFQKMESMGTLAGGIAHDFNNILSPIMGYSELLLMDLPKEGPNHEMVQQIHLAASRAKDLTRQILTFSRQGELNNQVVRFQIIINEALKLLRSSIPRDIEILNNIQPDCAKVFADPTKLHQILMNLCTNAFHAVQKNSGKFEVCLEEIIIINKDEPGMEGLVPGRYARLTVSDSGCGMDASTLAQIFDPYFTTKEEGKGTGLGLSVTYGIVRKLNGDIKVYSEPGKGTTFHVFLPTVDVPEESKKALEASVAEGTERILFIDDEESVAMMGQKILQKYGYHVSIYKDSIQALKAFKESPEAFDLVVTDMAMPGMTGDILARHLKACKKDIPVILCTGFSEKISQGTYHESDIDEFLMKPFSIAKFIGTVRKILDNRG
- a CDS encoding DNA polymerase II — encoded protein: MDGYRGYILTREHLDNRGRQLLRYTGAGDQGPFEIIITRDRPLFFIEHNAELPGHIPLDQRRPVDLAAFDGTSVDVLYFKTQSQLYRARKLLQDLGVTTFEADILPEDRYLMERFIHGSVEIMGTWRSRAGLVTFTDPTLSPVDWQPRFSVMSLDIETGQAGQLYSIACHFKDPKRELEHPGTGTMGIVLMNDSSAPHLDLTDTNLPMDMGLFRENVEPLTDTGWMIRLPGEKEILNAFLKIMNTLDPDILIGWHVIGFDLMFLEKKYREHAIKFTLGRNQLVPEIREIRKGTYTTDICGRIVIDGPPSLRAAFYSFDNFRLETVASEILRKGKDIGDDQDKVPEIERRFRQDKTGLARYNLLDCTLVWEIFKKIGLIDLILKRAQLSGLAMDQVGRSVAAFDHFMLPKIHRNGLVAPNVKDIKDIGNAPGGWVFTKLPGFFEQIAVFDFKSLYPSIIRTFKIDPLSRLNAHVHPLTTPVNTTFSRDVHVLPEFITTLMENRDRAKKARDPHLSQAVKILMNSFYGVMGTTRSRFYNPDLSRSITGSGRWLLKRTRDFLEQKGYSVLYGDTDSVFVQLKANEFKDGRQAGEKLARQMNDYLTRTLKSEFNLESHLEIEFEKLFARFFLPALRGGGKSAKKRYAGLLQKGDKQELVFTGLEFVRSDWTRFARQFQYDLFHRVFQDQEVAVWIRQKIMDLKKHVHDPDLVYRKRLTKPVREYVKMVPPHVKAARLLKGRQENPREIAYVMTLRGPVPTALPHDDLDYNHYIEKQLKPIADAVLLFFDLSVADIMGGKQLSLF